A region from the bacterium genome encodes:
- the holB gene encoding DNA polymerase III subunit delta', with protein sequence MPFRDLIGQPHARRLLQGALRSGRISHAYLFVGPAGVGRQTAARAFAQALLCTAGGGDDACGTCPACRKVAVGTHPDLRVITPGRAESGGERRAVAIDQVRDLKHEAAYPPYEAKWKVFIIVDTEQMRAEAANSLLKVLEEPPSRSVIILLSESTEALVPTLVSRSQLVRFSFVPSAAVAEALVSRAGVPPPRARYLAAIAGGRVGAALDAAGAGDEPFTRRAEVLAVLRAVERGDVISALDAAEAVARQRDEVERWLDIAQWWFRDLVVWRAAGDPDLLTNRDCEGDVAEWAGRRRAEDLRRVVDAIEAAKAALRHNGNPRVILEDLFVRMGAAPEAPAPRPGIPSPATGD encoded by the coding sequence ATGCCCTTTCGCGACCTCATCGGCCAGCCGCACGCCCGCCGGCTGCTCCAAGGGGCGCTCCGCAGCGGCCGCATCTCCCACGCCTACCTTTTTGTCGGCCCCGCTGGGGTCGGTCGTCAGACCGCCGCGCGCGCCTTCGCCCAGGCGCTCCTCTGCACCGCCGGCGGGGGGGACGACGCGTGCGGGACCTGCCCGGCCTGCCGCAAGGTCGCCGTCGGGACCCACCCCGATCTCCGGGTGATCACCCCGGGGCGGGCCGAGTCCGGAGGGGAACGCCGCGCGGTGGCGATCGATCAGGTCCGGGACCTCAAGCATGAGGCGGCCTATCCCCCCTACGAGGCAAAGTGGAAGGTGTTCATCATCGTCGACACCGAGCAGATGCGGGCCGAGGCCGCCAACAGCCTGCTGAAGGTCCTGGAGGAGCCGCCGTCTCGCAGCGTGATCATCCTCCTCTCGGAGTCGACCGAAGCGCTCGTCCCCACGCTCGTGTCCCGGTCGCAGCTCGTGCGCTTCTCGTTCGTGCCGTCCGCCGCGGTCGCCGAGGCGCTGGTTTCGCGGGCGGGCGTCCCGCCGCCGCGCGCCCGCTACCTGGCCGCGATCGCGGGCGGTCGTGTCGGCGCCGCGCTCGACGCCGCGGGCGCGGGCGATGAGCCCTTCACCCGCCGCGCGGAGGTGCTCGCCGTGCTCCGGGCCGTCGAGCGCGGGGATGTCATCAGCGCCCTCGACGCGGCGGAAGCCGTGGCGAGGCAACGGGATGAGGTGGAGCGATGGCTCGACATCGCGCAGTGGTGGTTCCGCGATCTCGTCGTTTGGCGCGCGGCGGGCGATCCGGACCTCCTCACCAACCGAGACTGCGAAGGCGATGTGGCGGAATGGGCCGGACGCCGGCGGGCGGAAGACCTCCGGCGCGTCGTCGACGCCATCGAAGCGGCGAAGGCCGCGCTCCGGCATAACGGGAACCCGCGGGTGATCCTGGAGGATCTGTTCGTGCGGATGGGGGCCGCTCCCGAAGCCCCCGCACCCCGGCCGGGAATTCCATCGCCGGCGACGGGGGACTGA
- a CDS encoding NAD(P)/FAD-dependent oxidoreductase, which translates to MGYDVIVVGAGPAGAEAARAAASGGLRTLLVEEHRSVGLPSHCTGKLSRHAFSEFEIPQSLALNAVSAAVFHSPGGVRVRVRRPTVDSYVVDRVAFDRWLVERAVSAGVDVRVGIRVTEARRGGDRMIVSGQERGQAFETSCRLLIDAEGAAPRLPRSLGLSLPCRYAMGLQYQMRGVGGMAVDTPEVFFGRAVAPGFFAWVMPLGGDRARVGLCVDPLIARRPPVWYLDRLLATHPAVRARFAGAVVEAKVAGRVGLVGPGGPASTDGMIIVGDAAGQVKATSGGGIYYAMIAGRIAGEVAPRYVAGERSALAEYERRWRRRFGREVAFTAYGRRAINRLSDADLDVLLRLIAESPQIRSSVEHVGDTQFQSRLFLPLLRGLGVAGLRRPALFSIVGKALLHGMLAQV; encoded by the coding sequence ATGGGGTATGACGTGATCGTCGTCGGTGCCGGCCCGGCGGGGGCGGAGGCCGCGCGCGCCGCGGCCAGCGGCGGGCTGCGCACGCTCCTGGTCGAAGAGCACCGTTCCGTCGGCCTGCCCAGTCACTGCACCGGGAAGCTCTCGCGCCATGCGTTTTCCGAGTTCGAAATCCCCCAATCCCTGGCCCTGAACGCGGTCAGCGCGGCGGTGTTTCACTCCCCCGGGGGGGTCCGGGTGCGCGTCCGCCGGCCGACCGTCGACTCCTATGTCGTCGATCGGGTGGCCTTCGACCGCTGGCTGGTCGAGCGCGCCGTTTCCGCCGGGGTGGATGTTCGGGTGGGCATCCGCGTCACCGAGGCCCGCCGCGGGGGCGACCGGATGATCGTCAGCGGCCAGGAACGCGGTCAAGCTTTTGAGACCTCCTGCCGCCTGCTGATCGACGCCGAGGGGGCCGCGCCGAGACTTCCCCGATCGCTCGGGCTTTCCCTGCCGTGCCGCTACGCGATGGGCCTGCAGTACCAGATGCGCGGGGTGGGCGGCATGGCGGTGGATACCCCGGAGGTCTTTTTCGGCCGGGCGGTCGCTCCGGGTTTCTTTGCCTGGGTGATGCCGCTGGGTGGGGACCGCGCCCGGGTGGGGCTGTGCGTCGATCCCCTGATCGCCCGCCGGCCCCCCGTCTGGTACCTCGACCGATTGTTGGCCACGCACCCCGCGGTGCGCGCCCGGTTCGCCGGGGCGGTGGTGGAGGCCAAGGTCGCCGGTCGCGTCGGGCTCGTGGGGCCGGGCGGTCCGGCGAGTACGGACGGCATGATCATCGTGGGAGACGCCGCCGGCCAGGTGAAGGCGACATCCGGCGGCGGCATCTACTACGCGATGATCGCCGGTCGCATCGCCGGGGAGGTGGCACCCCGGTACGTTGCCGGGGAGCGCTCGGCGCTCGCCGAGTACGAACGGCGCTGGCGGCGGCGGTTTGGGCGCGAGGTGGCGTTCACGGCGTACGGGCGCCGCGCCATCAACCGGTTGTCGGACGCCGACCTGGACGTCCTGCTCCGCTTGATCGCGGAGAGCCCGCAGATCCGCTCCAGCGTGGAACACGTCGGCGATACGCAGTTCCAGTCCCGTCTGTTCCTCCCGCTGCTGCGCGGCCTCGGCGTCGCGGGATTGCGACGGCCCGCGCTGTTCTCGATCGTCGGCAAAGCCCTCCTGCACGGCATGCTGGCGCAAGTCTAA
- a CDS encoding deoxyribonuclease IV: MPIGAHVSIAGKIYQAIPRAQALGCECLQIFYGSPRQWRLVSYLPQDLAEFKRRRAQADLGPLVAHAPYLINLASPDPRLHRRSIDALAHSLQGMDALGGKAVITHIGSAMGSPWRTARARVARALRAALRRCAHTHILLEGSAGGGLGGTFAELREIIDEAGGHRRLGVCLDSAHLFAAGWDLRTSAGVAELVEAFDRAVGMRRLRALHLNDSKAHLGSHLDRHENIGEGTIGRAGFRAIFGHPALRDLPAFLETPGFARAGPDRENVERLKQLRAAALRAAEISA; the protein is encoded by the coding sequence GTGCCTATCGGCGCCCACGTCTCGATCGCAGGCAAGATCTACCAGGCGATTCCCCGAGCCCAGGCGCTGGGCTGCGAGTGCCTCCAGATCTTTTACGGAAGTCCCCGGCAATGGCGCCTCGTCTCCTATCTTCCGCAGGATCTCGCGGAGTTCAAGCGGCGGCGGGCCCAGGCCGACCTCGGCCCGCTGGTCGCCCACGCGCCCTACCTGATCAATCTCGCCTCGCCCGACCCCCGCCTCCACCGGCGCTCGATCGATGCGCTGGCGCACAGCCTTCAAGGAATGGACGCCCTCGGGGGAAAGGCGGTCATCACCCACATCGGCAGCGCCATGGGCAGCCCCTGGCGGACGGCGCGCGCCCGCGTCGCGCGGGCCCTCCGCGCCGCCCTACGCCGCTGCGCGCACACGCACATCCTCCTCGAGGGCAGCGCGGGCGGGGGCCTGGGAGGGACATTTGCGGAGCTGCGCGAGATCATTGACGAAGCCGGAGGGCACCGCCGCCTCGGCGTCTGCTTGGATTCGGCCCATCTTTTTGCGGCCGGCTGGGATCTGCGCACATCGGCCGGCGTCGCCGAGTTGGTCGAGGCGTTCGACCGGGCGGTCGGGATGCGCCGTCTCCGGGCCCTCCACCTGAACGACTCCAAAGCCCACCTGGGATCCCACCTCGACCGCCACGAGAACATCGGGGAAGGCACCATCGGCCGGGCGGGGTTCCGCGCGATCTTCGGACATCCCGCGCTGCGCGATCTCCCCGCCTTTCTGGAGACGCCGGGGTTCGCCCGCGCCGGTCCGGACCGCGAGAACGTCGAGCGGCTCAAACAGCTGAGGGCCGCGGCCCTGCGCGCGGCCGAGATCTCCGCATGA
- a CDS encoding R3H domain-containing nucleic acid-binding protein, with translation MSGHQIHITDNLDVLLGVLPPPIRSAIEQQPELDELLEVVLDLGREPEARFPGRAVRLAEEFVSREEMQHVIGRVGTFGKDNRAGIERTLHRISAIRNRVGEIIGLTCRVGRAVFGTVDIIRDVIEAGQSVLLVGRPGVGKTTLLREAARVLSDEIGKRVVVVDTSNEIAGDGDIPHPGIGRARRMQVPYPELQHAVMIEAVENHMPEVIVIDEIGTEAEALAARTIAERGVQLIATAHGNTLDNLLQNPTLCDLVGGIQAVTLSDEEARRRGTQKTVLERKAPPTFEVVIEIQEQDKLAVHHDVAHVVDRFLRGDVPHPEIRTRTPEGEVRISGDEEPRLPAVLDGHPPAVKAPAKIVRIYPYAVSRNRLERAIHELRVPAGIANTLADADLLITLKSQEKRQPKRVREAGTRGLRMHVIKSNTLSQIESCLRTVFGIENRLSSDDLALREVEEAISEVMASAQPVELSPQNSYIRRMQHQFIQRYGLSSESKGTDPFRRVVIYPQ, from the coding sequence GTGAGCGGACACCAGATCCACATCACCGACAACCTGGACGTGCTCCTCGGCGTCCTGCCTCCCCCCATTCGCTCGGCTATTGAGCAGCAGCCCGAACTGGATGAGTTGCTCGAGGTCGTGCTCGACCTGGGCCGCGAGCCCGAGGCGCGGTTCCCCGGCCGCGCCGTCCGCCTCGCGGAGGAGTTCGTTAGCCGCGAGGAGATGCAGCACGTCATCGGACGTGTAGGAACCTTCGGCAAGGACAACCGGGCCGGGATCGAGCGGACGCTGCACCGAATCTCCGCGATCCGGAATCGGGTCGGGGAGATCATCGGGCTGACGTGCCGCGTCGGGCGTGCGGTGTTCGGGACCGTCGACATCATCCGCGATGTGATCGAAGCCGGGCAAAGCGTCCTGCTCGTCGGCCGGCCGGGGGTCGGCAAGACGACGCTGCTGCGGGAAGCCGCGCGGGTGCTCTCCGATGAGATCGGCAAGCGGGTCGTGGTGGTCGATACGAGCAACGAGATCGCGGGGGACGGGGATATCCCGCATCCGGGGATCGGACGGGCGCGGCGCATGCAGGTGCCGTACCCGGAGCTCCAGCACGCGGTGATGATCGAGGCCGTGGAGAACCACATGCCCGAGGTCATCGTGATCGATGAGATCGGCACGGAAGCCGAAGCGCTCGCCGCCCGTACGATCGCCGAGCGGGGCGTCCAATTGATCGCTACCGCGCACGGAAACACGCTGGACAACCTGCTGCAGAATCCGACCCTCTGCGATCTCGTCGGCGGTATCCAGGCCGTAACGCTGAGCGATGAAGAGGCACGCCGCCGTGGCACCCAAAAGACCGTGCTGGAGCGCAAAGCCCCGCCCACGTTCGAGGTTGTGATCGAGATCCAGGAACAGGACAAGCTGGCGGTGCACCACGATGTCGCCCACGTCGTGGATCGATTCCTCCGGGGTGACGTTCCGCACCCCGAGATTCGCACCCGGACCCCCGAGGGGGAGGTGCGGATCAGCGGCGATGAGGAGCCGCGCTTGCCGGCGGTTCTCGACGGTCACCCGCCCGCGGTCAAGGCTCCGGCCAAGATCGTCCGGATCTACCCTTACGCCGTGAGCCGGAATCGACTGGAGCGGGCGATCCACGAGCTGCGGGTGCCGGCCGGCATCGCGAATACCCTGGCCGACGCGGATCTCCTCATCACCCTGAAATCGCAGGAGAAGCGCCAGCCGAAACGGGTGCGGGAGGCCGGCACGCGCGGGCTGCGGATGCATGTGATCAAGAGCAACACGCTCTCCCAGATCGAGTCCTGCCTGCGGACGGTCTTCGGGATCGAAAACCGTCTCAGCAGCGACGACCTGGCCCTGCGCGAGGTCGAAGAGGCGATCTCCGAGGTGATGGCATCGGCCCAGCCGGTCGAACTGTCTCCGCAGAACTCTTATATCCGGCGGATGCAGCACCAGTTCATTCAGCGGTACGGGCTGAGTTCCGAAAGCAAGGGGACGGATCCGTTCCGGCGGGTGGTGATCTACCCGCAATGA
- a CDS encoding endonuclease Q family protein, producing the protein MRIVADLHLHSKFSRATSREMDVEALARWCTLKGITLVGTGDFTHPVWLRELRAKLKPNGRGLYTFGDRHFLLTSEVSNIYPQGGRLRKIHNILLAPSFEVVDRINAVLARFGSLMADGRPTLSLPSDKLVEYVMEVSPECMLIPAHVWTPWFSLYGSNSGFDSLQECFGDQVRHIHAVETGLSSDPPMNWRIAELDGVMLVSNSDAHSPAKLGREANVFDCALDYSEILGILRRRDRSKFLFTIEFFPEEGKYHFDGHRACNQRLAPKDTRAHRGICPACGRPLTVGVMSRVDALASRQEEAAGPGRVPFRHLIPLEEIIAEALGSQPGTNTVREEYLKLVQALGNEFAVLMDVPLDEVTRYARPRVVEGLRRVREGRVQIRPGYDGVFGEIRIFGGAAEEPKADQPAQTSLF; encoded by the coding sequence ATGCGCATCGTCGCGGATCTGCACCTGCACTCGAAATTCAGTCGCGCCACCAGCCGGGAAATGGATGTCGAGGCCTTGGCGCGATGGTGCACCCTGAAGGGCATCACCCTGGTCGGCACGGGAGACTTTACCCATCCCGTGTGGTTGCGCGAACTCCGCGCTAAGCTGAAGCCCAACGGCCGGGGTCTCTACACGTTTGGCGACCGGCATTTTTTGCTCACCTCTGAGGTGAGCAACATCTATCCGCAGGGCGGGCGCCTGCGGAAGATCCACAACATCCTGCTCGCCCCCAGCTTCGAGGTGGTCGATCGGATCAACGCCGTGTTGGCGCGATTCGGGAGCCTGATGGCCGACGGACGCCCCACGCTGTCGCTGCCCAGCGACAAGCTGGTCGAGTATGTGATGGAGGTCTCCCCCGAGTGCATGCTGATTCCCGCGCACGTCTGGACGCCGTGGTTTTCCCTCTACGGAAGCAACTCCGGGTTCGACTCCCTCCAGGAATGCTTCGGTGACCAGGTGCGACACATCCACGCCGTGGAGACCGGGCTGAGCAGCGACCCCCCCATGAACTGGCGGATCGCCGAACTGGATGGGGTGATGCTGGTGAGCAACTCCGATGCGCATTCACCGGCAAAGCTCGGCCGAGAGGCCAACGTGTTCGACTGCGCCCTCGACTACTCGGAGATCCTGGGGATCCTGCGGCGGCGCGATCGGAGCAAATTCCTGTTCACGATCGAGTTCTTCCCCGAAGAAGGGAAATATCACTTTGACGGCCACCGGGCCTGCAACCAGCGGCTCGCTCCCAAAGACACCCGCGCCCATCGGGGAATCTGTCCGGCGTGCGGACGGCCCCTGACGGTGGGGGTGATGTCGAGGGTTGATGCCCTGGCCAGCCGGCAGGAAGAGGCGGCGGGGCCCGGACGGGTGCCGTTTCGCCACCTCATCCCGCTCGAGGAGATCATCGCCGAAGCCCTCGGGTCGCAGCCGGGGACCAACACGGTGCGCGAGGAGTACCTCAAGCTGGTCCAGGCGCTCGGCAATGAGTTCGCCGTCCTCATGGACGTTCCGCTGGACGAGGTGACCCGGTACGCCCGGCCACGGGTCGTGGAGGGTCTGCGGCGCGTGCGCGAGGGACGCGTGCAGATCCGGCCGGGGTACGACGGGGTGTTCGGCGAGATCCGGATCTTCGGGGGCGCCGCGGAAGAGCCGAAGGCGGATCAACCGGCGCAGACCAGCCTCTTTTGA
- the tmk gene encoding dTMP kinase translates to MRSPLPSRGIFITLEGPEGAGKTTQGRLLADYLRGGGREVVCVREPGGTAIGERIRTLLLDPAHCDMTPCTEMLLFAASRAQLVREVVVPALRAGRWVVCDRFVDASLAYQGVGRGLDVEVVRSVNAAATDGLAPDLTVLLDIDPATGLARARAKTDVSARTRGAGDRMEQEVLAFHQRVREGFLSLAQKEPQRIAVIDARGPVGAVQDQIRRVVVEMLGRRGEGPGREGSR, encoded by the coding sequence GTGCGCTCCCCACTGCCCTCGCGGGGGATCTTCATCACCCTGGAGGGCCCCGAGGGGGCGGGTAAGACCACGCAAGGTCGGTTGCTGGCGGACTATCTCCGCGGCGGCGGTCGGGAGGTGGTCTGTGTCCGCGAGCCCGGGGGGACCGCGATCGGCGAGCGGATCCGAACCCTCCTGCTCGACCCCGCACATTGCGACATGACACCGTGTACGGAGATGCTCCTCTTCGCCGCGTCCCGGGCACAACTCGTTCGGGAGGTGGTGGTCCCCGCCCTTCGGGCCGGCCGGTGGGTGGTCTGCGATCGGTTCGTCGACGCATCGCTGGCCTACCAGGGGGTCGGGCGGGGCCTCGATGTCGAGGTCGTTCGCAGCGTCAACGCGGCCGCGACCGACGGCCTCGCGCCGGATCTGACCGTGCTGCTGGACATCGACCCCGCCACCGGGCTCGCGCGGGCCCGGGCCAAGACCGACGTCTCCGCCCGCACCCGGGGGGCGGGGGACCGGATGGAACAGGAGGTGCTGGCCTTCCACCAGCGGGTCCGGGAGGGGTTTCTCTCCCTAGCCCAGAAGGAGCCCCAACGCATCGCGGTGATCGACGCGCGGGGCCCTGTAGGCGCCGTGCAGGACCAGATCCGGCGGGTTGTTGTGGAGATGCTGGGTCGCCGGGGAGAGGGGCCCGGCAGGGAGGGGTCCCGATGA
- a CDS encoding PLP-dependent aspartate aminotransferase family protein yields MAAHEWGFNTRAIHGGKVPDANKSVVTPIYQTATFRYDTVEEGARLGAETGTGYFYTRWGNPTTDAFEQKVALLEGGEAALATSSGMAAITTAAVSLLRAGDHVIAPNAVYQATFGLFNTVLPGYGVEATLLDDPDVGAYERALRPSTRLLYIETPNNPLLGVIDIAGVAALARAHGARTIADNTFATPYNQTPLALGVDLVCHSATKYLGGHHDVTAGVIVGSRELIRRCITTMRTFGGVLDPFAAYLLLRGLMTLGLRVDRHNASALALARHLADHPKVARVHYPGLPVHPRHAVAARQMTRGFGGMLSFEVRGDVAAGARCVEALRVGKLAVSLGGVSTLVTHPASTTSVNMPREVRLAAGIADGLIRVSVGV; encoded by the coding sequence ATGGCGGCACACGAGTGGGGGTTCAACACGAGGGCCATACACGGGGGAAAGGTTCCCGACGCAAACAAATCGGTGGTGACGCCGATCTACCAGACGGCGACGTTCCGGTACGATACGGTCGAGGAAGGGGCGCGGCTCGGCGCAGAGACCGGGACCGGGTATTTTTACACCCGCTGGGGCAATCCGACGACCGATGCGTTCGAGCAGAAGGTCGCCCTGCTGGAGGGCGGCGAGGCCGCGCTCGCCACTTCGTCCGGAATGGCGGCGATCACCACCGCCGCGGTGAGCCTCCTGCGCGCGGGCGATCACGTCATCGCCCCCAACGCCGTCTACCAGGCGACGTTCGGCCTGTTCAACACGGTGCTGCCCGGCTACGGCGTTGAGGCGACTCTGCTCGACGATCCCGACGTCGGCGCGTACGAGCGGGCGCTTCGGCCGAGCACTCGCCTCTTGTACATCGAGACGCCGAACAACCCGTTGCTCGGCGTGATCGATATCGCGGGGGTGGCGGCGCTGGCGCGGGCCCACGGCGCCCGGACGATCGCCGACAACACATTCGCCACGCCGTACAACCAGACGCCGTTGGCGCTCGGCGTCGACCTCGTCTGCCACAGCGCCACAAAGTATCTCGGCGGCCATCACGACGTCACGGCCGGCGTCATCGTAGGATCGCGCGAGTTGATCCGGCGATGCATAACAACGATGCGGACCTTCGGCGGGGTGCTGGACCCGTTCGCCGCATACCTGCTCCTCCGCGGGCTGATGACCTTGGGGCTGCGGGTGGACCGGCATAACGCCAGCGCCCTCGCGCTCGCCCGGCACCTCGCCGACCATCCCAAGGTCGCCCGCGTGCACTACCCCGGTCTGCCCGTGCACCCCCGGCACGCGGTCGCCGCCCGGCAGATGACGCGCGGGTTCGGCGGGATGCTCAGTTTCGAGGTGCGGGGGGACGTCGCCGCGGGCGCGCGGTGCGTGGAGGCGCTGCGCGTGGGCAAACTGGCCGTCAGCCTGGGGGGGGTGAGCACGCTCGTCACCCACCCGGCCTCGACGACCAGCGTCAACATGCCGCGCGAGGTCCGTCTCGCCGCCGGCATCGCCGACGGCCTGATCCGGGTCTCGGTGGGGGTGG
- a CDS encoding cyclic-di-AMP receptor, with translation MKLILAIVQDKDKRRLMEDLVKAEFQATMLASTGGFLREGNTTILIGVDESRVENVLAIIQKTCHVREQLVSPLPPVVEPVDSYISAPVKVQVGGAVVFVVDVERLVKI, from the coding sequence ATGAAACTGATCCTTGCGATCGTCCAGGATAAAGACAAGCGGCGCCTGATGGAGGATCTGGTCAAAGCCGAGTTTCAGGCGACGATGCTGGCGAGCACGGGGGGATTTCTCAGGGAAGGCAATACCACGATCCTCATCGGCGTCGACGAGAGCCGGGTAGAAAACGTCCTCGCGATCATCCAGAAAACCTGTCACGTGCGGGAGCAGCTCGTCAGTCCGCTGCCGCCGGTGGTCGAGCCGGTGGACTCCTACATCTCCGCGCCGGTCAAAGTCCAAGTCGGGGGCGCCGTCGTTTTCGTCGTGGACGTGGAACGGCTGGTGAAGATCTAG
- a CDS encoding DMT family transporter gives MPPALQRTAAAVSLVGVAVVWGATFPLGKIVLRHLGPFQYLGLRFALATVLMLPFVRCDLRSANREAVGRGVVTGAVLFCAYALQTLGLRSTTASEAGLITGMNVVIVPLLAMIWLGQRSSPLTVAGVITAACGLWLLAWQGMRPRAGDLLVLGCAGAIAVHIVLVGRFAAALPPGGFATIQIGTVAVLAAAAGMFERLPGEVPLPALGAVAFMAVAATGVAYLVQTWAQRFTSAARVGLLFTVEPVAALALGILWLGESLNGRQAVGAAAILAGVVMGEYSRQGT, from the coding sequence ATGCCTCCGGCCCTGCAGCGCACCGCCGCCGCCGTATCGCTCGTGGGCGTGGCGGTGGTGTGGGGTGCGACATTCCCGCTCGGCAAGATCGTGCTGCGTCACCTCGGCCCGTTCCAATACCTGGGGCTGAGGTTCGCGCTGGCGACGGTCCTGATGCTGCCGTTCGTCCGGTGCGACCTGCGATCCGCCAATCGCGAGGCGGTCGGCCGCGGGGTCGTGACGGGGGCCGTGTTGTTCTGCGCTTACGCGCTCCAAACCCTCGGGCTGCGCTCGACGACGGCGAGCGAGGCCGGCCTGATCACGGGGATGAACGTCGTGATCGTGCCGTTGCTCGCCATGATCTGGCTCGGGCAGCGGTCGTCCCCCCTGACCGTCGCCGGGGTGATCACCGCCGCGTGCGGGTTGTGGCTGCTGGCCTGGCAGGGCATGCGCCCGCGAGCGGGGGACCTGCTGGTGCTCGGCTGTGCCGGCGCGATCGCGGTGCACATCGTCCTCGTCGGACGGTTCGCGGCCGCGCTTCCCCCGGGAGGGTTCGCCACCATCCAGATCGGGACCGTGGCGGTCTTGGCTGCGGCGGCGGGGATGTTTGAACGCCTCCCGGGTGAGGTGCCCCTGCCGGCGCTCGGCGCGGTGGCGTTCATGGCCGTGGCGGCCACCGGGGTGGCGTATCTGGTCCAAACGTGGGCCCAGCGGTTTACCTCTGCGGCGAGGGTGGGACTGCTCTTCACGGTTGAACCCGTGGCCGCGCTGGCCCTTGGGATCTTGTGGTTGGGGGAGAGCCTCAACGGGCGCCAGGCGGTGGGGGCGGCCGCGATCCTGGCGGGGGTGGTCATGGGCGAGTACTCTCGGCAGGGGACGTAA
- a CDS encoding class I SAM-dependent rRNA methyltransferase, whose amino-acid sequence MAPAPGTLPARSGRVPPAPAAVVIRPGREQRLRAGHLWVYRTEIARIEGEPEDGDAVAVRTASGRHLGVGLLNTRSVITVRLFTTDDRPLDEAFFADRLNRAAALRARLGAALTACRLVYSEGDGLPGLIVDRYNDVLVIQTLTLGMDKRKEMLAGLLDAIVHPRGIYARNDPTVRRLEGLPRQTGWIRGGGPTEVEVEEGGCRFLVDIAAGQKTGFFLDQRENRARAAELAAGARVLDGFAYTGAWGIQAAAHGAVSVTGMEISGAAVAGAERNAARNGCSDRCRWLRENAFDGLRRLAAAGPGFDLVILDPPAFVKTKAALAGGLAGYKEINLRALKVLGPDGWLVTCSCSYHVSEAHLVAVVNEAARDARRRIRILEVRSQARDHPVHPAMPELRYLKCLIVAVE is encoded by the coding sequence ATGGCTCCCGCCCCCGGCACCCTTCCCGCCAGATCGGGTAGGGTTCCTCCGGCCCCCGCCGCGGTCGTCATCCGCCCCGGCCGCGAACAGCGCCTTCGCGCCGGCCACCTCTGGGTGTACCGAACCGAGATCGCCCGCATCGAGGGAGAGCCGGAGGACGGGGACGCGGTCGCGGTGCGGACGGCCTCGGGGCGCCACCTGGGGGTGGGGCTCCTCAACACCCGCTCGGTGATCACGGTTCGCCTTTTTACCACCGACGACCGCCCGCTCGATGAGGCATTCTTTGCCGACCGCCTAAACCGCGCCGCGGCGCTCCGCGCACGCCTCGGCGCGGCGCTGACCGCGTGCCGGTTGGTCTACAGCGAGGGCGACGGTCTGCCCGGGTTGATCGTCGACCGCTACAACGATGTGCTCGTCATCCAGACCCTCACCTTGGGAATGGATAAGCGGAAGGAGATGCTCGCCGGGTTACTCGATGCGATCGTCCACCCGCGGGGGATCTACGCACGCAACGATCCGACGGTGCGGCGGCTTGAAGGGCTCCCGCGCCAGACCGGGTGGATTCGAGGCGGCGGGCCGACGGAGGTGGAGGTCGAGGAAGGAGGCTGCCGCTTCCTCGTGGACATCGCCGCGGGCCAGAAGACGGGGTTCTTCCTGGACCAGCGCGAGAACAGGGCGAGGGCCGCGGAGCTCGCCGCGGGCGCCCGCGTCCTCGACGGATTCGCGTACACCGGGGCGTGGGGGATCCAGGCCGCCGCCCACGGGGCGGTCTCGGTGACCGGGATGGAGATCTCGGGCGCCGCCGTTGCGGGGGCGGAGCGGAACGCCGCGCGCAACGGTTGTTCGGACCGGTGCCGGTGGCTGCGCGAAAACGCGTTCGACGGGCTGCGGCGACTCGCCGCTGCGGGACCCGGGTTCGACCTGGTCATCTTGGACCCTCCGGCCTTCGTCAAGACCAAGGCGGCGCTCGCCGGCGGTCTCGCCGGATACAAGGAGATCAACCTTCGCGCGCTCAAGGTGCTGGGTCCGGACGGATGGCTCGTGACGTGCTCCTGTTCGTATCACGTCAGCGAGGCACATCTCGTCGCGGTGGTGAACGAGGCGGCGCGGGACGCGCGGCGCCGCATCCGTATCCTGGAGGTACGTTCTCAGGCCCGTGACCACCCGGTCCACCCCGCGATGCCCGAACTGAGGTACCTCAAGTGCCTGATCGTCGCTGTGGAGTGA
- a CDS encoding B-box zinc finger protein: MKCATHPDRNALGYCAQCGKPLCKECLVRLRTGNYCEECANNPGGRVARPRRRFPWWTIALVVMGILALASVLRSFIR; encoded by the coding sequence ATGAAGTGCGCGACCCATCCCGACAGGAACGCGCTCGGCTACTGCGCGCAGTGCGGAAAACCGCTCTGCAAGGAGTGCCTGGTCCGGCTGAGAACAGGGAACTACTGCGAGGAATGCGCGAACAATCCGGGCGGCCGAGTGGCCAGGCCGCGCCGGCGCTTCCCCTGGTGGACGATCGCCCTCGTGGTGATGGGAATCCTCGCCCTCGCCTCGGTCCTCCGCTCGTTCATCCGCTGA